One genomic region from Pongo abelii isolate AG06213 chromosome 4, NHGRI_mPonAbe1-v2.0_pri, whole genome shotgun sequence encodes:
- the LOC103889286 gene encoding histone H3.Y produces the protein MARTKQTARKATAWQAPRKPLATKAAGKRALPTGGIKKPHRYKPGTVALREIRKYQKSTQLLLRKLPFQRLVREIAQAISPDVRFQSAAIGALQEASEAYLVQLFEDTNLCAIHARRVTIMPRDMQLARRLRGEGP, from the coding sequence ATGGCGCGCACCAAGCAGACCGCCCGCAAAGCCACCGCCTGGCAGGCCCCCAGGAAGCCACTGGCCACCAAAGCCGCCGGAAAAAGGGCGCTGCCTACAGGAGGGATCAAGAAGCCTCACCGCTACAAGCCTGGCACCGTGGCCTTACGCGAAATCAGAAAGTACCAGAAGTCCACTCAGCTGCTCTTGCGCAAGCTGCCCTTCCAGCGCCTGGTGCGCGAGATCGCCCAGGCCATCAGCCCGGACGTGCGCTTCCAGAGCGCGGCCATTGGCGCCCTGCAGGAGGCCAGCGAGGCCTACCTGGTGCAACTCTTTGAAGACACCAACCTGTGTGCCATCCATGCCAGGCGCGTCACAATTATGCCCAGAGACATGCAGCTGGCCCGCCGCCTCCGCGGAGAGGGTCCTTAA
- the LOC129059345 gene encoding histone H3.Y-like, with protein MARTKPTARKATVCPPRKTLATKAAGKRAPLTGAIKKPQRYRPGTLALRRIRKYQQKSTQLLLCKMPFQLLVCEITQAINPDLRFQIAAIGALREASEAYLVHLFEDTNLCAIQARCVTITPRDVQLAHRLRREGA; from the exons ATGGCGCGCACCAAGCCCACCGCCCGCAAAGCCACCGTCTGCCCCCCAAGGAAGACCCTGGCCACCAAAGCTGCTGGCAAGAGGGCGCCGCTCACAGGAGCCATCAAGAAGCCTCAGCGCTACAGGCCTGGCACACTGGCGCTGCGCAGAATCAGAAAGTACCAGCAGAAGTCCACGCAGCTGCTCCTGTGCAAGATGCCCTTCCAGCTCCTGGTGTGTGAGATCACCCAGGCCATCAACCCGGACCTCCGCTTCCAGATCGCTGCCATTGGTGCTCTCAGG GAGGCCAGCGAGGCCTACCTGGTGCACCTCTTTGAAGACACCAACCTGTGTGCCATCCAGGCCAGGTGTGTCACAATTACGCCCAGAGACGTGCAGCTGGCCCATCGCCTCCGCAGAGAGGGTGCTTAA